The Streptomyces sp. 135 sequence GCGACCGAGCACCTGAAGCAGATGCGCAAGATCGCCCCGGTCCTCAACCTGCGCCCCGCCGACGCCGCGGACCCCATCGGCCAGATGACGGAGAACCTCGACCTCCTCGCCGAGGCCACCGGCACCACCGAGCGGGCCACGAAGCTCAAGAAGGACTTCGAGGCGAAGCTCGCCGAGGGCAGGAAGAAGCTCGCCGCCGCCGGTCACGGCGGCGCGAAGTACGCCTTCGCCGACGGCTACGTCACCGGCAACCAGACCTCGATCCGGCCGTACACCAGCGGTTCGCTCATCGGAGCCGTCAACGAGAAGCTCGGCCTGAAGAACGACTGGACGGCCAAGGGCGACAAGGCCTACGGCCTCGGCGCCACCGACGTCGAGGGCCTCACCAAGCTCGACAAGGACGTGCACTTCGCCTATATCGGCAACGACGGCGACAAGAGCAGCAACCCGTTCACCGGCGTCCTGAAGAAGGACAAGGTGTGGACGTCGCTGCCGTTCGTGAAGAAGGGCAACGTGCACCGGCTGCCCGACGGCATCTGGATGTTCGGCGGCACCGAGTCGATGAGTCAGTACATCGACTCCGTCGTCGAGGCGCTGAAGAAGTAGCACCATGGCCGTCACCGCAACCACCCCCGCCGCCCGCCCGTCGACAGCCGCCTCCCGTACGGGCGCGGCCGCGGTGACGGCCGCACTGGTCCTCCTCGTCGCCGCGCTCGCGGTCGTCGACATCACCCAGGGCACGGCCGCCGTCGGCCCCGCCGAGGTGTGGAAGGCGTTCACCGGCAGTGCCGACACGGCCGACGCGTCCGTCGTCGTCGCCTCCCGGCTGCCGAGAATGACCGCGGGCCTGCTCGTCGGCGCCGTACTCGGCATGGCGGGCGCCGCCCTCCAGGCGGTCAGCCGCAACGTCCTCGCCTCGCCCGACACCCTCGCCGTCAACGCGGGCTCGTACCTCGCCCTCGGCGTCGCCGCCGCCACCGGCATATCGCTGCCGCTCCTCGCCTCCTCCGGCATCGCGTTCATCGGCGGCCTCGCCGCGGCGGCCGTCGTCCTCGGCCTGTCCGGCCTCGGCGCGGGCACGGTCCGCCTCGTCCTCGCGGGCAGCGCCCTCACCCTCGGCCTCACCGCCGTCACCGAGGGCCTGCTCCTGCTGTTCCCCCACGAGACCGAGGGCCTCTACAAGTGGAACCAGGGGAGCATCGCGCAGAACGGCTTCGACGGCGTACTTCAGATGCTGCCCATCGGCGCCGTCGGACTCATCGGTCTGATCCTGCTCGCCCGCAGGGTCGACGCGCTGGCCCTCGGTGACGACGCCGCGCACGGCGTCGGTGTCCCCGTGCGCTCCACCCGCGTCGTCGCGGTCGTGCTCGCCGCGCTGCTCTCCACCGCCGCCGTCACCCTCGCCGGACCCGTCGGCTTCGTCGGCCTGTGCGCGCCCGCGCTCGTACGCCCCCTCGCCCGCAGGTTCCGCGCCTTCACCCGCTCGCGGTCCCGGCTGCCGTTCGCGGGTCTCACCGGCGCGGCCCTGGTCCTCGGCTCCGACGTGCTGCTGCGCGCCGTCGTCCCCTCGGACACCGCGGTCGCCGTGCCCACCGGCGTCGTCACCAGCCTCGTCGGCGCGGTCTTCCTGGTCGTCATGGCCGCGCGGGCCAAGGACACGGCGGCCGCCGCCCCCGCCGACAAGCTGCGCATCCGCAGCAGGACCGTCTTCGTCGTCACGACGACCGTCCTCGTGGCCGCGCTGATCGGCCTGGTCATCGCCGCCGTACTCATCGGGGACAGCAAGCTGCTGATGGGCGACGTGGTCAACTGGGCCCAGGGCAGAGCCGGGCAGACCGTCACCTTCGTCCTGGACACCCGCGTGCCGCGCGTGATCGCCGCCCTCTGCGCGGGAGCGGCACTGGCCCTCGCCGGGACACTCATCCAGGCCGTGACGCGCAACCCCCTCGCCGAACCGGGTGTTCTGGGCGTCACCAACGGCGCCGCGGTGGGCGCCGTCCTGCTCGTCACGACCGTGCCGGCGGCCGGTTCCTGGAGCATCGCCGCGGGCGCGTTCGCGGGCGCCGCGGTCAGCTCACTGCTCGTCTTCGGCCTCGCGGCGAGGGGCGGGTTCCAGCAGAACCGGCTCGTCCTCGTCGGATTCGGGGTCGCCACGGGAGCGACGGCCGTCATCAGCCTGCTCATCATCCTCACCGACCCGTTCAACGCGACGAAGGCACTGACCTGGCTCGCGGGCTCGACCTACGGGCGGACCCTGCCCGACGTGGTGCCTCTCGCGGCCGTCCTCGCCGTGGGCCTGGTCGTCGCGGTCGTACGACGCACCGAACTCGACCTGGTGTCACTCGACGAGGACACCCCGAGGCTGCTCGGCCTAGACCTGGGCCGCGGACGCCTGGGCTTCCTCGTCCTCGCCGTCCTGCTGAGCGCCACCGCGGTATCGGCCGCCGGCACGATCGGCTTCGTCGGGCTCGTCGCGCCGCACGCCGCCCGGGCCCTGGTGGGCCGCCGGCACGTTCGGGTGGTGCCGGTCGCCGTCCTCCTCGGCGCCATCCTCGTGTGCGCCGCCGACCTGGTGGGCCGGACGGTCATCGCCCCGGCCCAGCTCGGCGCCGGGCTCATGACGGCCGTGATCGGCACGCCGTACTTCCTCTATCTGCTCGTACGCAGCCGCCGATAGGGAGCCCGGTGAGTCGGGGGAGAGGGTGTGCGGGGGCGTACGCGTCAGGGCAGGGCACGCGCCCGCACCGTCGGATCCGCGGCCGTGCTCGCACGCGGCTGCAAATGGGTGCAGGGCCCGGCGAAGCCCTGCGGCATACGCATACGGTGCGCGAGGTCACGCGCCAGGCGTCGCGTGAGGCGGCTGTACCAGTCCACATCCGGGTAGAAAGCCCGCAGGTGGGAGACGGCACGTGTCCCCAGACCGCTGTCCTGCAGCGGGCCGGTCACTTGAGCGTGGGTCACCACACCGCTGCCGCACTCTTCGCAGACCTGGTAGTCGAGGCGGCCGACGATGCGGCGCCCGTACACCAGGAGCAGGCAGCGCGCTTCGTCACCCGTCGGTGCGGGGGAGTGGAGGATCTCCACGTCGCGGTAGGCGAGCAGCCGCCGGTGCAGCCGGCCACGGCGACGACGGCGACGGGCGTGACGGGGCTCTCCGCGGAGCCGGGCGCCGGGCAGAGAGGCAATGGGCGGGAGAAGGTTTGTCCCAAGCATCCCTTGCGTCTACCCCTGCCCGGCGCGAGCACTCCGGTTCCCTCCGAAAGCCGCGAGGTCAGGCATGGGACAGGGCGAACGACACGAGGAAACCGCACACCGTGATCAGCCCTATGGCCAGGTGAGCGTTCTCGAACGCCTCCGGGATCATCGTGTCGGCGATCATGGCGAGGATCGCGCCGGCCGCCACCGCGGTCACAGCCGCCACCACCGCCGTGGACATCCCGCCCACCACCGCGTACCCGAGCACCGCCGACGCCGTACTGGCCAGCGCGATCACCCCCCACACGCCGAACACATACGCCTTGCCGCGCCCCGCCCGCCTCATCCCGGCGGAGCTGGACAGGCCCTCGGGTACGTTGCTGATGAACACCGCGGCCACCGTCGCCACACTGACCGCACCGCCCTTCAGCAGGCTCACCCCGATGACCGCCGACTCCGGTACGCCGTCCAGCAGGGCCCCCAGCGCCAGCGCCAGCCCCGAGCCGCCCTGTTCGGACTCGGAAGGCTGCTTGCCGTGGCCGCTGCGCTTGCGGTGGCGGGCGCCGCGCCGTGCCAGCCAGGCGTTTCCGGCCGTATAGGCGAGCGCCCCGGCCACCGTGCCGATCGCCGCCGGTGCGAGGCCGGCCTCGTCGTACGCCTCCGCGACCAGTTCGAAGGACACGGCCGACAGCAGGACTCCCGCACCGAACGCCATCACGGATGCCACCAGCCACTGGGGCACCCGGACTCCGTACCCGATCACCGCCCCCAGCAGCAGGGCGGAACCGGCCACAAGGCCCCATACACCGGCTTCGAAGATTTCAGGCATGCGATCTTCCCTACCCGCTCGGCGCCGTACGCCACGCGGATCAACCGGACGACGTGCCGGGAGACCACACGCCGAACCACTGCTCGGCGCCGTAGTCCTCGTACCGCTCCACCTCCACGAAGCCCAGCTTCGCCGCGAGGCGCATCGAGCGGTCGTTGGCGGTCTGGGTGCGGAGCACCACCGACTCGCTGGGATTCGCGTCGGCGAACCAGTCGAGTGCCGCCGCGCACGCCTCGGCGGCGTATCCCCGTCCCCATGCCTGGGGCAGTAACAGGTAACCGAGCTCGGTCCTCCCGACGTCCGGACGTATGTGGCCCGGACGGTCTGCGTGCGGATCGAGCATGACCTTGCCGATCATCGCTCCGTCGAGATCGATGACGAAAACCCCGGGGCGCCGCCCGGGCACCTCGGGCATCGCGCGCTCGAGTTCATCGCGCGGCTGAGGACCACCGAGGTAGGTATTTACCTCGGGCGAGGCGAAGAGTTCGATGAACGCCGCACGGTCCCGGGCGTCTGACCGGCGCAACACGAGCCGCTCGGTCCTGATCGGGGCGGGCGGCCGGGCGGCGGATCCTGGTTCGGTCATGGCGGGCAACCTACCAACGCCCGCAGGGCGGCAGGTGTTTGCAGGCCCCGGTGCCGTCCCCGCTCGTTTGCCGCCGCGCCGCAGGAAAACGATTGACGCCGAGGTGTCGCCCGTGAACCATTCCGGCCGTGACAACGGACACCAATCATGACCGGGCTGCCCACGGTCGAGGCTCTTCGGCCGACCGCCCGCTCGCCCTGATCACCGGGGTCGGCCGCACCGTCGGCATCGGCGCGGGCATCGCCCTTCGACTGGCCGCATCGGGCTGGGACATCGCCTTCACGTACTGGACCCCCTACGACGACCGCATGAGCTGGGGCAGCGAGCCCGGCGCGACCGAAGCGATCAGCCGGTCGTTGGCCGAACACGGCGCGTCCACCACCGCGATCGAGGCGGATCTCGCCGACCCGGACACCCCGGCACGCGTCTTCGACAGAGTCGAAGCGCAAATGGGCAATGTCACCGCGCTGGTGATGAGTCACTGCGAGTCCGTCGACTCCGGGCTGCTCGACACCACCGTCGAGAGCTTCGACCGGCACTTCGCCGTCAACGCGCGCGCCACCTGGCTGCTCATTCGCGAATTCGGACGCCGCTTCGCCGCGGAACGGGGAACCGGCCGGATCGTCAGCCTCACCAGTGATCACACCGTCGGCAACCTGCCCTACGGGGCCAGCAAGGGCGCCCTGGACCGCATCACCCTGGCCGCCGCCCACGAACTCGCACACCTCGGCGTGACCGCCAACGTGATCAATCCCGGGCCGGTCGACACCGGCTGGATGCCCGAGGAAGTCCGTGAGCACTGTGTCCGCAGCACCCCGCTCGGCCGGCTGGGCACCCCGAGGGACACCGCGCACCTCGTGGACTTCCTGTGCTCCAAGGAGGGCGAGTGGATCAACGGTCAGCTGCTGATGAGCAACGGCGGCCTCGCATAGGCGCCGAAAAGCCCCGGGGACACCAACATCCCCGGGACCCGGCCGTCTGGACTCACGCAGTCGTGATCAGCACCAGCTGCCGTCGTTGGGGAGGCGGGAGAACGCCTTCCAGGCGGCCTTGGTCTTGGTTCCGGCCACGCCGTCGATGCCGCCGGTGTCATAGCCGATGTCGACCAGGAACCGCTGGAGGCCCCGGATGGTGTTCGGGCCTACGGCGCCGTCGACGGCTCCGGCGTTGTAATTGCGGTCGTTGAGGAACAGCTGCCAGGCCTTCCAGCTGCTGGTGCCGAGCTGGCCGTCGATGGCGCCAGGGTTGTACCTACCGCGCGGTGCGGCGTCGCGGACGTAGCACTGCACACTCTTGCCCTCGGAGATGGAGAGGCCGAGATTGTTGACGGCTTGGATGGTGGCGGAACCGCTGGGCTGCTGGGCGGGCGCGGCGACGGCCGCTGTCGCGCCGGCGACGGTGCCGAGGCTGAGGGCGGCAGCGGTGAAGGTGGTCAACAGCGCTCTCGTGAGCATGCGCGATGCCATGAGTGTCCCCCTTGGTGGGCCAACGGTCGGAGCCGGCTGAGGTACGTACCGGCGGCGCAGTGTCTAGCAGCTCGGCCACGGCCGGGCGAGGGGCCGGTGAGGGGTTGCCCCGTGAATTGGACTGGCTCGTATGAGACGGCAGTTCCCGGGCGCGAAGCCGACGATGTAGGGGAACGGCCTGATGACTGACGTCGCTTGACGGTTTATCAGCCAGCTCGGACGAGGTTGCGCAGTATGGGACACGTGCGAATGACGGGAAACCGCCCAGGGTTCAGCCGCGGCACGCCGGACCGGCCGAGTCCGGTACCCGCGCGGCGCACACGGGCGGAGACCCTGGTCGTCCGGGAGCCGCGCAGCCGGCCGGCGGTGGGTTGACTCGATTTGACCCAGCGGGTTGACTACCTCAAATCCGTTGAACGGTCACATGAGTGAGGGGTTTTGTGAGGGCGGGTCGGCGAAGTGAAACGGCGTCGATCAGCTGGCGATTTCGCGCACTCGTGGCGAGTTATGCCGTTTCCGCCTATGGGAACTTCCTCAACCTGATCGCCCTGAGCCTGTTCACGTACGAAGTCGTGGGCAGCGCCTTCGGTATCGGCGCGGTGATGGCGCTCCGGTTGTTCTCCGGCATGCTGGCGGGCCTGGGCGCGGGCGCGCTCACCACGGCCCTCGGCCGCCGCACCGTGATGATGGGCGCCGACGTGGCGCAGGCCCTCGCGATGGCGCTGCTCGCGGTCAGCGCCCGTGATCCCTCGCTCACCCTCCTCCTGGGCGCGGTCATCGTCCTCGGCGCGGGGAACACACTGTTCACGGTGGCGCTGCGCAGCGCCGTGCCGGTACTCGTCGGTCACGACGAGCGTTCGCGGGCCAACGGGCTGCTGATGGCGGGGCGTTCGGCTGCCACCGTCCTCGGATACGGCTCGGCCGCGGCCGTCATCGCCTCCGGCGGGTACGCGCTCGCGTTCGCGGTCAACAGCGCCAGCTTCGTGGTGTCGGCGGCGGTCGTACTGGTGCTGCGGCCCCGCACCGACGCCGAGGACGCGGCGGACGAGGGACCCCCGACGGAACCGGCCCCGGGGCGGCGGAAGACCGGCGCGAGGCTCGGACTGGCGGGAATCCCCGCGCTGTTGGCCGGGGCGCTCCTGCTGCGGGGCACCGACGCGTTCGCCTCCTCCTCGCACAACGTGGCCCTGCCGATCGTGGCCGGCCTGGAGTCCCCGGACAATCCGGCGCTGTTCATGACCCAGTTCTGGGTGGCCTGGGCCGTGGGGGCCCTCCTCTCCCACCAGGTCCTCAAACGCTTCCAGCCCGAAAAGGCATACGGTGAGCGCGCGTTCGCGCTCGGAACCGCCGCCATGGCGGTCTTCTTCGTGCTCGTCTTCACGGGACTGCCCACCCCCGCCCTGATCCTGGCGGCCCTCGCGGCGGGAATCGCCGACGGCTGTACCGAGATCGTGTACGTCTCGCGCCTACAGGCCGCGCCCGAGCGGGAACGCAGCCGCCTGTTCGGCATGTCGGCGTCCGCCGAGACCGCCGGCTTCACCCTTGGCATGATCGCCGCAGCCGCCGCGCTGGAAGGCTTCCCCGTGCTCGCGGTCGTCGCCGCCTTCCACGGAACCGCCCTGTGCGGGGCGTTGGCGCTCCTGGCGTTCGCCGCCGCGCGCCGTCGCGGCGCTGCCATGCCCCCCCGGTCGCGACACCCGCGGTCCTGGGTCCACGACACCACTGACAGCTGAAGCAGAAGGGGGCGGACATGACGCGCGTACGGGGGCAGGCCCTCTGCCGGGGTCCTGAGCCAGAACTCGACGGGGACGACCCTCGTGACGCGGTCCGTGCCCTGCTCGGGGCGGCGGCCGCCGGTGAGGCAGTGGGAGTGGTCACGGTGGGCCCCGAGGGGCGGGCCGAGACGCAGACGTACCCCCAACTCCTCGACCGGGCACGGCGGTTCCTCACCGGGCTGCGCGCGCAAGGCGTGCGGCCGGGGGACACCGTGGTGCTGTGCGGGCTGTCGCTCGACGTGTTCTTCCCGGCCTTCTGGGGCTGCGTCCTCGGCGGCGCCGTGCCCGTGGCCATCGCCGACCCGCCCGCGGCGGGCTCCGTGGCCGCCGAACGGCT is a genomic window containing:
- a CDS encoding iron ABC transporter permease, with translation MAVTATTPAARPSTAASRTGAAAVTAALVLLVAALAVVDITQGTAAVGPAEVWKAFTGSADTADASVVVASRLPRMTAGLLVGAVLGMAGAALQAVSRNVLASPDTLAVNAGSYLALGVAAATGISLPLLASSGIAFIGGLAAAAVVLGLSGLGAGTVRLVLAGSALTLGLTAVTEGLLLLFPHETEGLYKWNQGSIAQNGFDGVLQMLPIGAVGLIGLILLARRVDALALGDDAAHGVGVPVRSTRVVAVVLAALLSTAAVTLAGPVGFVGLCAPALVRPLARRFRAFTRSRSRLPFAGLTGAALVLGSDVLLRAVVPSDTAVAVPTGVVTSLVGAVFLVVMAARAKDTAAAAPADKLRIRSRTVFVVTTTVLVAALIGLVIAAVLIGDSKLLMGDVVNWAQGRAGQTVTFVLDTRVPRVIAALCAGAALALAGTLIQAVTRNPLAEPGVLGVTNGAAVGAVLLVTTVPAAGSWSIAAGAFAGAAVSSLLVFGLAARGGFQQNRLVLVGFGVATGATAVISLLIILTDPFNATKALTWLAGSTYGRTLPDVVPLAAVLAVGLVVAVVRRTELDLVSLDEDTPRLLGLDLGRGRLGFLVLAVLLSATAVSAAGTIGFVGLVAPHAARALVGRRHVRVVPVAVLLGAILVCAADLVGRTVIAPAQLGAGLMTAVIGTPYFLYLLVRSRR
- a CDS encoding ZIP family zinc transporter, which codes for MPEIFEAGVWGLVAGSALLLGAVIGYGVRVPQWLVASVMAFGAGVLLSAVSFELVAEAYDEAGLAPAAIGTVAGALAYTAGNAWLARRGARHRKRSGHGKQPSESEQGGSGLALALGALLDGVPESAVIGVSLLKGGAVSVATVAAVFISNVPEGLSSSAGMRRAGRGKAYVFGVWGVIALASTASAVLGYAVVGGMSTAVVAAVTAVAAGAILAMIADTMIPEAFENAHLAIGLITVCGFLVSFALSHA
- a CDS encoding GNAT family N-acetyltransferase, which gives rise to MTEPGSAARPPAPIRTERLVLRRSDARDRAAFIELFASPEVNTYLGGPQPRDELERAMPEVPGRRPGVFVIDLDGAMIGKVMLDPHADRPGHIRPDVGRTELGYLLLPQAWGRGYAAEACAAALDWFADANPSESVVLRTQTANDRSMRLAAKLGFVEVERYEDYGAEQWFGVWSPGTSSG
- a CDS encoding MFS transporter, whose product is MASYAVSAYGNFLNLIALSLFTYEVVGSAFGIGAVMALRLFSGMLAGLGAGALTTALGRRTVMMGADVAQALAMALLAVSARDPSLTLLLGAVIVLGAGNTLFTVALRSAVPVLVGHDERSRANGLLMAGRSAATVLGYGSAAAVIASGGYALAFAVNSASFVVSAAVVLVLRPRTDAEDAADEGPPTEPAPGRRKTGARLGLAGIPALLAGALLLRGTDAFASSSHNVALPIVAGLESPDNPALFMTQFWVAWAVGALLSHQVLKRFQPEKAYGERAFALGTAAMAVFFVLVFTGLPTPALILAALAAGIADGCTEIVYVSRLQAAPERERSRLFGMSASAETAGFTLGMIAAAAALEGFPVLAVVAAFHGTALCGALALLAFAAARRRGAAMPPRSRHPRSWVHDTTDS
- a CDS encoding SDR family oxidoreductase; this translates as MTTDTNHDRAAHGRGSSADRPLALITGVGRTVGIGAGIALRLAASGWDIAFTYWTPYDDRMSWGSEPGATEAISRSLAEHGASTTAIEADLADPDTPARVFDRVEAQMGNVTALVMSHCESVDSGLLDTTVESFDRHFAVNARATWLLIREFGRRFAAERGTGRIVSLTSDHTVGNLPYGASKGALDRITLAAAHELAHLGVTANVINPGPVDTGWMPEEVREHCVRSTPLGRLGTPRDTAHLVDFLCSKEGEWINGQLLMSNGGLA
- a CDS encoding peptidoglycan-binding domain-containing protein, with translation MASRMLTRALLTTFTAAALSLGTVAGATAAVAAPAQQPSGSATIQAVNNLGLSISEGKSVQCYVRDAAPRGRYNPGAIDGQLGTSSWKAWQLFLNDRNYNAGAVDGAVGPNTIRGLQRFLVDIGYDTGGIDGVAGTKTKAAWKAFSRLPNDGSWC